A window of Borrelia sp. A-FGy1 contains these coding sequences:
- a CDS encoding tetratricopeptide repeat protein, protein MGRNFLVKLFLVFMFVLFFSCTNLKSMSLMAIGNYEYIRGNYQSAISTYYNLVDNVKSSAWGYYNLGIVYYSLGEYESSLRMFSYARRDDDVFLNFNINYNEGIIYYNQGLYRKAEKAFKEALKINPASYNAKYNLELAIIKKRTISDNFETLSVDKSKDFIENNENFLRYIENLERILWVTKSEEDTVSPKEDW, encoded by the coding sequence ATGGGACGAAACTTTTTAGTTAAATTATTTTTAGTGTTTATGTTTGTACTTTTTTTTTCTTGTACTAATCTTAAATCTATGTCTCTTATGGCCATTGGAAATTATGAATATATTAGAGGCAATTATCAAAGTGCAATTTCTACTTATTATAATCTTGTAGATAATGTTAAGAGTTCTGCTTGGGGTTATTATAACCTTGGGATTGTATATTATTCTTTAGGTGAATATGAGAGTTCACTTCGTATGTTTTCATATGCAAGGAGAGATGATGATGTTTTTTTGAATTTTAACATAAATTATAATGAAGGAATAATATATTATAATCAAGGGCTTTACCGAAAGGCTGAAAAAGCCTTTAAAGAAGCTTTAAAGATTAATCCCGCAAGTTATAATGCTAAATATAATCTTGAACTTGCAATAATTAAAAAAAGAACTATTTCAGATAATTTTGAAACTTTAAGTGTTGATAAGAGTAAAGATTTTATTGAGAATAATGAAAATTTTTTGAGATATATTGAAAATCTTGAGAGGATTTTATGGGTAACGAAGTCAGAGGAGGATACTGTGTCTCCAAAAGAAGATTGGTAG
- a CDS encoding VWA domain-containing protein produces MSIGNYYAFYLFIVLFLILILYIYNFKKNLPFFKNLSIMYANNAYIINYCIKKILMILFFILSLGFLILSILNISWGYKVAEDERSNLRISFVVDVSRSMLSLDEGKSINRLDSAKDIISLILNNFESAEYSLTVFKGKPVLILPFSRDKASLNKILNYIQPNLISFPGSFLSEGVFSAIQEIKDDSYHNFLIILTDGDEWGENNYYRFSKLVDVMDIKSFIVGIGGNNPSPLIDNNVSVKNKKGEIVKALLNEDNLRLLASSLKGSYYDLYLKGTNYVINEIRNDIIKKSSSDIMIISIPRYKIFLVVSLLFMMLYIFVKVIKWDETF; encoded by the coding sequence ATGAGCATAGGGAATTATTATGCTTTTTACTTGTTTATAGTTTTATTTTTAATTCTTATCTTGTATATCTATAATTTTAAAAAAAATCTTCCATTTTTTAAGAATTTAAGTATTATGTATGCTAATAATGCATACATAATAAATTATTGCATAAAAAAAATACTTATGATATTGTTTTTTATCTTGAGTTTGGGATTTTTAATTCTCTCTATTTTAAATATTTCTTGGGGATATAAAGTTGCTGAAGATGAGAGATCAAATTTAAGAATATCTTTTGTTGTTGATGTATCTCGCAGTATGTTAAGTTTAGATGAAGGCAAATCTATTAATAGGCTTGATAGTGCTAAGGATATCATTAGTTTAATTTTAAATAATTTTGAAAGTGCTGAGTATTCGCTTACTGTTTTTAAAGGTAAACCAGTTTTAATTTTACCCTTTTCTAGAGATAAAGCTAGCTTAAATAAGATATTAAATTATATCCAGCCTAATTTAATAAGCTTTCCTGGTAGTTTTTTGAGTGAAGGAGTATTTAGTGCTATACAGGAAATAAAAGATGATTCTTATCATAATTTTTTAATAATTTTAACGGATGGAGATGAATGGGGGGAAAATAATTATTATAGATTTTCTAAATTAGTTGATGTTATGGATATTAAGAGTTTTATAGTTGGAATTGGTGGTAATAATCCTTCTCCTTTAATTGATAATAATGTAAGTGTTAAAAATAAGAAGGGAGAAATAGTTAAAGCTTTGCTTAATGAAGATAATTTACGTCTTCTTGCATCTTCTCTTAAGGGATCTTATTATGATTTATATTTAAAGGGAACAAATTATGTTATTAATGAAATAAGAAATGATATAATAAAAAAAAGTTCAAGTGATATTATGATTATTAGTATTCCAAGATATAAAATATTCTTAGTTGTTTCTTTGTTATTTATGATGTTGTACATATTTGTTAAGGTTATTAAATGGGACGAAACTTTTTAG
- a CDS encoding SH3 domain-containing protein: MGNEVRGGYCVSKRRLVVLIFSIFFFINFEIFALSGNDYLLSTKVLKGDKVIHIIRLNMFQEFDNSLLKLEISKDMDDKTKLVSISRVADGNSFIIEVVIEYYFEKLGFVKIPSLKLIYRDKVYLSSEYEVSILRKDEMQSFGLPVELYWDFGNKEIYEYQSIGFILRSNWLTNSNLNFVTGTFSAVKDTMIDRTPIFGSIKYRTFNSKEILDVPLYNFILTPLKGVKEIIIPSVSFNVDENITRIVPEIFLKVKSIPDEVKSLAVGNFKIEYEYPNSTLINQDTFTILVKITGQGNLPHIRFPEIETYNSKIIYKKEYYNFEPSKDGYKGSISKIYTIKPDNRGNLFLNIGDFTYLDPEDEQVYSLEGKRLKYESYGEFKSGDDSNKDLFTDFKLLSYYDILNYKNKTFLFLVPVYYLILIPGFLFSLVIFIRYKKFFLASGFGLVILILAIGVSLNAISDGSFSEESINDLIKSYKSENYNDSLNKIDNIIKKNPSYSGLWLNRALILSKMEKDFDAIYSAYKAFFTSPNNDTFYKVIDLIEARRGVSENIRNNSFVFSNVFFIVSLILINVLIIVLSYKFYARNLKKIILFLLFSVTCFTLFQTYYFYIEQQSEIGIIKGDLVSLYKVPDNFSRSWKFIKGNVSVYMLDKKGDFVLIQTNHGLQGWIYRNFISSVKDNLI; encoded by the coding sequence ATGGGTAACGAAGTCAGAGGAGGATACTGTGTCTCCAAAAGAAGATTGGTAGTTTTAATATTTTCAATCTTCTTTTTTATAAATTTTGAAATTTTTGCCTTATCTGGTAATGATTATTTATTATCAACTAAAGTTCTTAAAGGAGATAAAGTTATTCACATTATTAGGTTAAATATGTTTCAGGAGTTTGATAATAGTTTATTAAAGTTAGAAATAAGCAAAGATATGGATGATAAAACTAAGCTTGTATCAATATCTAGAGTTGCGGATGGAAATAGTTTTATTATTGAAGTAGTAATTGAATATTATTTTGAAAAATTAGGATTTGTTAAAATTCCTTCTTTAAAATTAATTTATCGTGATAAGGTTTATTTAAGTTCAGAATATGAAGTAAGTATTTTGAGGAAGGATGAGATGCAGTCTTTTGGTTTACCGGTTGAATTGTATTGGGACTTCGGCAATAAAGAAATTTATGAGTATCAAAGTATTGGGTTTATTTTACGTTCAAATTGGCTTACAAATAGCAATTTAAATTTTGTTACTGGTACTTTTAGTGCGGTTAAAGATACTATGATTGATAGGACGCCTATATTTGGAAGTATTAAGTATAGGACTTTCAATAGTAAAGAAATTTTAGATGTTCCTCTTTATAATTTTATTTTAACTCCTCTTAAGGGAGTAAAAGAGATTATTATTCCTAGTGTTTCTTTTAATGTAGACGAAAATATTACTCGTATAGTTCCTGAAATTTTTTTAAAAGTTAAATCTATCCCAGACGAAGTTAAGTCTTTAGCTGTAGGCAATTTTAAAATTGAATATGAATATCCAAATTCAACTTTGATTAATCAAGATACTTTTACTATTTTAGTCAAAATAACAGGACAAGGAAATCTTCCACATATTCGTTTTCCAGAAATTGAAACTTATAATTCAAAAATCATATATAAAAAAGAATATTATAATTTTGAGCCTTCTAAAGATGGATATAAAGGTAGTATATCTAAAATTTATACCATTAAGCCAGATAATAGAGGTAATTTATTTTTAAATATTGGTGATTTTACTTATCTAGATCCTGAAGATGAACAGGTTTATAGTCTTGAGGGCAAGCGACTGAAATATGAGTCCTATGGAGAATTTAAAAGTGGTGATGATTCTAATAAGGATTTATTTACTGATTTTAAGTTGCTTTCATATTATGATATTTTAAATTATAAAAATAAAACTTTTTTATTCCTTGTGCCTGTTTATTACTTGATTTTAATTCCAGGATTTTTATTCTCTTTAGTTATTTTTATTAGATATAAAAAATTTTTTCTTGCTTCGGGTTTTGGATTGGTTATTTTAATATTAGCCATTGGGGTTAGTCTTAATGCTATAAGTGATGGTTCTTTTTCGGAAGAGAGTATAAATGATTTAATTAAAAGTTATAAATCAGAAAATTATAATGACTCGCTTAATAAGATAGATAATATTATTAAAAAAAATCCAAGTTATTCAGGACTTTGGTTAAATAGAGCTCTTATTTTGAGTAAAATGGAAAAAGATTTTGATGCTATTTATTCTGCATATAAGGCATTTTTCACTTCTCCAAATAATGATACCTTTTATAAAGTTATTGATTTAATTGAAGCTAGAAGAGGAGTTAGTGAGAATATTAGAAATAATAGTTTTGTGTTTTCTAATGTTTTTTTCATTGTTAGTTTAATTTTAATAAATGTTTTAATAATAGTGCTTTCTTATAAATTTTATGCAAGGAATTTAAAGAAAATAATTTTATTTTTACTTTTTTCTGTGACTTGTTTTACTTTGTTTCAAACATATTATTTTTATATAGAACAACAGTCTGAAATTGGGATTATTAAAGGTGATTTGGTTTCTCTTTATAAAGTTCCTGATAATTTTTCAAGGAGCTGGAAATTTATAAAAGGAAATGT